CGGCGGCCTTGAGCAGACCGGCGACGGACGCCGCGGAGGCGGGCTCCACGAAGACGCCCTCCTGCGCGGCCAACAGCCGGTAGGCCCGCAGGATCTCACGGTCCGTCACCTCGTCGATGAGGCCGCCGGACTCGTCGCGCGCGGCCAGCGCCTGCTGCCAGGAGGCCGGGTTGCCGATCCGGATGGCGGTGGCGATGGTGGACGGGTCCTTGACGACCTCGCCGCGGACGATCGGGGCGGAGCCCGACGCCTGGAAGCCCCACATGCGGGGCGTACGGCTGCTGACCCCGTCGGCCGCGTACTCCCGGTACCCCTTCCAGTACGCGGTGATGTTGCCCGCGTTGCCCACCGGCAGCACATGGATGTCGGGGGCGTCGCCCAGGGCGTCGACGATCTCGAAGGAGGCGGTCTTCTGACCCTCGATCCGATACGGGTTGACCGAGTTGACCAGCGCTACCGGGTAGTTCTCGGACAGGCTCCGCGCCAGGTTGAGGCAGTCGTCGAAGTTGCCGTCGACCTGGAGGATCTTCGAGCCGTAGACAAGCGCCTGGCCCATCTTGCCCAGCGCGATCTTGCCCTGCGGGACGAGCACCGCGCAGACCATCCCGGCCCGAACCGCGTACGCGGCGGCCGAGGCGGAGGTGTTGCCGGTGGAGGCGCAGATGACGGCCTTGGCGCCCTCCTCCTTGGCACGGGTGATCGCCATCGTCATCCCCCGGTCCTTGAAGGAGCCGGTGGGGTTGGCGCCCTCGACCTTGAGATGGACCTCGCAGCCCGTGCGCTCGGAGAGGACCTGGG
The nucleotide sequence above comes from Streptomyces clavuligerus. Encoded proteins:
- the thrC gene encoding threonine synthase, encoding MTNQGTHQWRGIIEEYRDRLPVTDTTPVVTLREGGTPLVPAQVLSERTGCEVHLKVEGANPTGSFKDRGMTMAITRAKEEGAKAVICASTGNTSASAAAYAVRAGMVCAVLVPQGKIALGKMGQALVYGSKILQVDGNFDDCLNLARSLSENYPVALVNSVNPYRIEGQKTASFEIVDALGDAPDIHVLPVGNAGNITAYWKGYREYAADGVSSRTPRMWGFQASGSAPIVRGEVVKDPSTIATAIRIGNPASWQQALAARDESGGLIDEVTDREILRAYRLLAAQEGVFVEPASAASVAGLLKAAEAGRVDPGQRIVCTVTGNGLKDPDWAVAGAPQPVTVPVDAASAAERLGLA